Below is a window of Aeromonas veronii DNA.
GACCAGATAGAGGTCCCGGCTATAGACGATGTCTTGCGGGTTCTCATAGGGATAACCCTTGACGAACGGCTTGAGCAGTCGCGATTTGACGTAGAAGTAGAGCGGCGCGATAGGGGCGTCAGCCTCGATCAATGCTTCTGCCTGCTGGTAGAGCTGATTGCGTTCGGCCGCATCCTGCGAGTCGTGGGCCTTGGCCAGCAGGGCATCGTACTCCTTGTTGAACCACTTGCCGCTGTTGGCGCTGCTGCTGGAGGTCAGGATATCGAGGAAGGTGGAGGCATCGTTATAGTCCCCGTTCCAGGAGTAGCGGCTCACCCCGAAATCCCCCTCGTTGAGGGTAGAGACCATGGTCTTCCACTCCATGTTGTTGAGGGTGGCGCTGACCCCCAGGTTATGTTTCCACATGGAGGAGACGGCCAGCGCGATCTTTTTATGGCTCTCGTTGGTGTTGTAGAGGATATCCACGCTGAGCGGTTTGTCCGGGCCATAACCAGCTTCGGCCAACAGCGCTTTGGCCTGCTTGATCCGCTCCTCTTTGCTCTGCTGCTGACTGGCCGGTTTTTTCAGGTCAAAACCATCGACACTCGGCGGGGTCAGGCTGAAGGCGGGCAGTTGCCCTTGTCCCAGGATCTTGTCGGTGATGGTCTCCCGGTCGAGGGCCAGCGAGAGCGCCTTGCGCACTTTCGGATCATCGAACGGTTTGCGGTTCACGTTGAACACATAGTAATAGGTGGCGAGCATGGGGGCGCTGACCAGATCTTGCGGGCTCTGGCTCTTGATGTGCTTGTACTGCTCCAGCGGGTAGGTGGTGTAGTGCAGCTCGCCGGTGCGGTAGCGGTTGTAGGCGGCGGTTTCGGAGACGATCTCCAGATAGACCACCTTATTCAGGACGGTGTGCTGGTTGTCCCAGTAGTGGGTATTGCGCTCGGCACTCAGCCGCTCATTGGGGGTCCACTCCTTGAGTACAAAGGCACCGTTGGAGACGATATTGCCCGGTTTGACCCAATCCTTACCGAATTTTTCAATGGTGGCCTTGGGGGCCGGGAAGGTGGTGTAGTGAGCCAGCATCTTCAGGAAGAAGGGGACCGGATTTTTCAGGGTGACCTGCAGAGTATGGTCATCCAGTGCCTTGACTCCCAGCGCGTCCGGGCTCTTCTTGCCCTGGATCACCTCACTGGCATTGGTGATACCCATCAATTCGATAAACCAGGCGTAGTTGGAGGCGGTCTTGGGATCGGCTGCCCGTTGCCAGCCGTAGACATAATCGGCGGCGGTGACCGGTTCACCGTTAGACCATTTGGCCTCGGGCCTTAGCTTGAAGGTGTAGACGGTACCGGTCTTGTCGACCTCGTAGCTGACAGCGCCTGCGGGCTGGGTCTTGCCCTTGCCATCCAGTACGTAGAGCCCTTCAAACAGATCGTTGACGATCTCGCTACCGGCACTCTCTTCCACCAGCTGGGGGTCGATGGTGGTGGGCTCGGTGCCGATATTGGTCACATAGATTTGTTGGGCATCCGGCAGCAGCTTGGTACCGGCAGGCACCTGGGCAGCCCAGGCGGGAAGGGCAAACAGTCCGGCAACCATGCCGGCAATGAGAGTCTTGTTCATTGATAATCCTTGAGTTTTATTTGCTTCCAAAGCGAAATCAGTGTGCTGGATTAGCGAGCGGATCTCAAGAGACAATGGCTGTGCCATGAGCAGGCCCATCAGACTCCATTTTAAATGGCCCAGGGCCAGTCAGGTCATGGCTTGCAGCAGGTTATTGCCACGAATTAAGGTGCAAAAGGTTATCGAATGAAACCATTAAAAAAGCGACTTTTACCATAAAGTCAGGCAAAACAGCTTATTTATTAGGCCGCTTAATTCGCTGCAAAAACAAAAAACAGACGTTACATTAGGTTACAAATCAAGGCCGCCGGTGATCGGCATTTTTTTTGCCGACACCTGCAAACGTTTTCAATGCCAACGGATGCGATCTAAAGGAACAAAAATGCGAAACATGATCACCATGGGTGAGTTCATCGTCAAAAAGCAGGCGGATTATCCAACCGCGACCGGCGAGCTGACCTCGCTGCTCAGCTCGATCCGCCTTGCTGCCAAGGTGGTAAACCGGGAGATCAACAAGGCGGGACTGGCGGACATCATCGGTTCCATGGGCGCTGAAAACGTACAGGGCGAAGTGCAGCAGAAGCTGGATGTTTACGCCAATGAACGCTTCAAGGCGGCGCTGGAAGCGCGCGGCGAGGTGTGCGGCATGGCTTCCGAAGAGGAGGAGGATTTTGTCTCCTTCGATTCCGAGCTCTCCCGTCACTCTAAGTACGTGGTATTGATCGACCCCCTCGATGGCTCATCCAATATCGACGTCAACGTTTCCGTCGGGACCATCTTCTCCATCTACCGCCGGGTCAGCAAGCCGGGCACCGGTGTCACCCTGGAGGACTTCCTGCAGCCGGGCAACCGTCAGGTCGCCGCCGGCTATGTGGTCTACGGCTCCTCGACTATGCTGGTCTACACCACCGGCTTTGGCGTCAATGGCTTTACCTACGATCCTTCCATCGGCTGCTTCTGTCTCTCCCATGAGAACATCCGTATTCCGGAAGAGGGCAAGATCTACTCCATCAACGAGGGTAACTACATCAAGTTCCCGGACGGGGTGAAGAAGTACCTCAAATATTGCCAAGAGCGTGACGAGGCGACCCACAGACCTTACACCTCACGTTATATCGGCTCCCTGGTCTCCGATTTCCATCGCAACCTGCTCAAGGGCGGCATCTACATCTATCCGTCCGGCACCAACTCGCCGAACGGCAAGCTGCGCCTGCTCTATGAGTGCAACCCGATGGCGTTTCTGGTGGAGCAGGCCGGTGGCAAGGCTTCCGACGGCTTTGGCCGGATCATGGATATCCAGCCCACCGCGCTGCACCAGCGTACCCCTTACTTCGTTGGCTCGACCAAGATGGTGGAGCGCGCCGAGGCCTTTATGCGTGAATTCTCCGCCCATGAGGATCCAGCCAACCAGGGCTGATCGTCAGAGGTGTAGGTTGGTGCTGAGCGCAGCGAAGCCCAACATTTACCGGCGCGATTCCCTCTCCCCCCTAGGATAGGGCAGGGTGAGGGGAATGGTTTTCACTGCCCCCCTCATCCCCGGCTCTTCTCCCACAAGGGGAGAAGGGCGACGCTAGTCACCAGCCAACATAAACAAAACGGGAGCCGATATGGCTCCCGTTTTAGTTGGCGTTATCTGTCGGGCTCGCCGCCAGCGTTGCAAAGCCTCACAGGCTATTGTTGGCCAGATCTGCCAGCAAACCATCGACCAGTTTCAGGCGCATGGCGCGATCCTGGGTCGGCACCTGGAAACGCAGCCGGGTCGGCCCGTCCATCTTGTAGACCCTTGGCTGGCTGGAGAGCAGCTTGACCAGATAGGCCGGATTGACCTTGGTCTCTTGCGTGAAGTCCAGATAGCCGCCACGCTCGCTCATCTCCACCCGGCGAATGCCAAGGGCAGTGGCACGTTGGCGGAAGGCGGCCAGCTCCAGCAGGGTTTTGGTCGCCTCCGGCAAGAGGCCAAAGCGGTCGATCAGCTCCACTTTCAGCTCGCGAAGCTCCTGCTCGTCTGCCGCGCTGGCGATCCGCTTGTACATGGAGAGGCGCATGTTGACGTCCGGAATATAGTCATCCGGCAGCAGCGCAGGCAGGCGCAGCTCCACCTCGGTGTGCTGGCTCATCAGCTGCTCCAGCGAGGGCTCCTTGCCATTTTTCAGCGCCTCGACCGCCTGCTCCAGCATCTCCATGTAGAGGGTGAAGCCGACCGATTCGATCTGGCCGCTCTGATCGTCGCCGAGCAGTTCGCCTGCGCCTCGGATCTCCAGATCGTGGGTCGCCAGCGCAAAACCGGCGCCGAGATCTTCGAGCGAGGCGATCGCCTCCAGCCGCTTGGCCGCATCCTTGGTCATTAGCTTGGGATGGGGGGTGAGCAGGTAGGCGTAGGCCTGATGGTGGGAGCGGCCAACCCGGCCCCGCAGCTGGTGCAGCTGGGCCAGACCGAGATGATCCGCCCGATCCATGATGATGGTGTTGGCGCTCGGCACGTCGATGCCGGTC
It encodes the following:
- a CDS encoding peptide ABC transporter substrate-binding protein, producing MNKTLIAGMVAGLFALPAWAAQVPAGTKLLPDAQQIYVTNIGTEPTTIDPQLVEESAGSEIVNDLFEGLYVLDGKGKTQPAGAVSYEVDKTGTVYTFKLRPEAKWSNGEPVTAADYVYGWQRAADPKTASNYAWFIELMGITNASEVIQGKKSPDALGVKALDDHTLQVTLKNPVPFFLKMLAHYTTFPAPKATIEKFGKDWVKPGNIVSNGAFVLKEWTPNERLSAERNTHYWDNQHTVLNKVVYLEIVSETAAYNRYRTGELHYTTYPLEQYKHIKSQSPQDLVSAPMLATYYYVFNVNRKPFDDPKVRKALSLALDRETITDKILGQGQLPAFSLTPPSVDGFDLKKPASQQQSKEERIKQAKALLAEAGYGPDKPLSVDILYNTNESHKKIALAVSSMWKHNLGVSATLNNMEWKTMVSTLNEGDFGVSRYSWNGDYNDASTFLDILTSSSSANSGKWFNKEYDALLAKAHDSQDAAERNQLYQQAEALIEADAPIAPLYFYVKSRLLKPFVKGYPYENPQDIVYSRDLYLVAP
- the fbp gene encoding class 1 fructose-bisphosphatase, translating into MRNMITMGEFIVKKQADYPTATGELTSLLSSIRLAAKVVNREINKAGLADIIGSMGAENVQGEVQQKLDVYANERFKAALEARGEVCGMASEEEEDFVSFDSELSRHSKYVVLIDPLDGSSNIDVNVSVGTIFSIYRRVSKPGTGVTLEDFLQPGNRQVAAGYVVYGSSTMLVYTTGFGVNGFTYDPSIGCFCLSHENIRIPEEGKIYSINEGNYIKFPDGVKKYLKYCQERDEATHRPYTSRYIGSLVSDFHRNLLKGGIYIYPSGTNSPNGKLRLLYECNPMAFLVEQAGGKASDGFGRIMDIQPTALHQRTPYFVGSTKMVERAEAFMREFSAHEDPANQG